The DNA segment GACGTCAAATTCTAACATCGCGCCATCGCTTTCAATCGCCCCGACGCTGGTGACGAGATAGTCCGCACGGAAATCGCCGACGAACGCGGTCGCAGAAGGGCCAATAATACCGCTGTTATGTGGCCGCAGTGTTCCACCGGGGACCATCACTTCGAAGCGGGGATTGTTATAGAGAATATGCGCAACCCGAAGGCTATTGGTGATGATGCGCAGATGATTGTGGTTCAATAACGCCCGCGCCACCTGTTCCACGGTGGTGCCAATGGTAATGAACACCGTTGAACCATCTGGAATATAGTCCGCCACCGCTTCCGCGATGGCTTTCTTCTCTTGCGTCCACGAGACTTCACGTTGCTCAAAAGCGGTGTTAACCACGCTGGATGCGCGGCCTGCACCGCCGTGATGACGGGTAATCAGCCCCTGTTCGCTTAATTTACGAATATCACGGCGCACCGTCTGCGTAGAGACATCCAGTAAACCCGCCAGTTCATCAATGTTCATATACCCACGCTCACCAACGAGCGATAGCAACTGATCATGCCGTGGGTTACCGGTCAGTTCGGTAAAACTCATGAAAATTCCTCGAAAAACCATTGCCCTGCATTTTATACAAAAAGTGACAGAAAAGATCGGGTTTGATCACAGTCAGGAATTCCTGCACGCCCGCCGGGTCGGGTACACTTCAGCGCCGCCACCCCACTGGCGAATCTGACCGCGTCTTTCAGTTCGCTTCCTGACGCGAGACTGAATGCCAGTGCACCGTGGAAAACATCGCCTGCCCCGGTTGTATCCACCACATCCACCGCAAAACCGGCCTGGTGTTGCAGCATGCCATTTTCTATCCAGTAACACCCTTCGCTACCTTGCGTGACGTAGACATGTCCATTTGTGAGCGTTTGTGATTGTTTCAACGCCTTGGCGGTCTCATTGATGCCCGTCAGGCGCGCCAGACCCGGGGCCGAAAACGCGGCATGATCGCTTAAAGCCACCAGCTCACTAATGTCCTGCGGCGTCACATCGCCATCCAGTAGCGTCTTCACGCCCGCCTGACGCGCCAGCGTAAAGGCCTGCTTTGCCCCTTCATGCCAGCGAACGTCCGCCAGTACCACATCCCACTGAGAAAAGTCGATGTCGTTAAGCCAGTCAGCCTCCATCAGCAGATCGGGGCTGGGGAAATTAACGATAATCCGCTCCCCATGAGCGTCGACCATAATGGCGGACTGTGATGACTTCGCTCCGGCATAGCACCGGGTGTAGCGGGTATTTACCCCCAGGGATTCCAGCTCCGCCAGCAGGTGTTTTCCGGTGTCGTCATCGCCCACGCGGCCAATAAAGTCCACCTGAGCGCCCAACCTTGCCGCAGCCACTGCGGCTGTCGCAGCAGGCCCGCCGCCCACTTCGGTATAACGATTCGCCACATACTTACCGCCCTCCGTTGGTAGCGTTTCTACATAATAGATGCGATCCAGCACAGTAATACCTACACAAGCAATACGAATCATGGTCGTTCCTTAAGCATTTCGGGATGAGATTATTTTAATTCCACAAAATGTTTAAAAAGTGACGGCTGTCAATTTTTTGACCATAAATTACAAATACGATCAAAAACAGACATAAACAACCGGTCATAAGTGACAAAAAATGACACCACCCTCTCAGGAGAACGATATGGCAGTAATCGCATTTATCGGATTAGGACAGATGGGCGCCCCAATGGCGAGCAATTTACTCAAGCAGGGTCACCAACTCAGCGTTTTTGACGTTAACGCCGATGCCGTACAGCGTCTGGTCGAAAAAGGGGCACAACCAGCCCGCTCTCCAGCACAGGCCGCAGAAGGCGCTGAGTTTGTCATCACGATGCTGCCCAACGGCGATCTGGTACACAGCGTGTTATTGGGTGAAGGCGGTGTTTGTGAAAGCCTCTCCCCACAAGCTCTGGTGATCGATATGTCAACCATCCATCCCTTACAGACTGACAAGCTGATCGCCGACCTGCGCGCTAAAGGTTTCTCCATGATGGATGTACCGGTCGGGAGAACCTCCGACCACGCCGTTGCCGGTACATTGCTGTTGCTGGCGGGCGGCACACCGGACCAGGTCGAGCGCGCCACACCGGTACTGATGGCAATGGGCAATGAACTGATTAACGCCGGAGGCCCCGGGATGGGGATCCGCGTGAAATTGATTAACAACTATATGAGCATCGCGCTGAATGCCCTGTCAGCCGAAGCCACCGTGCTGTGTGAAGCACTGGGCCTCTCCTTCGATGTGGCGTTACAGGTCATGAGCGGTACACCCGCAGGTAAAGGTCACTTCACCACCTCGTGGCCGAACAAAGTGCTGAAAGGCGATCTTTCCCCGGCCTTCATGATCGACCTGGCCCACAAAGATCTTGGCATCGCGCTGGATGTCGCCAACCAGCTGCACGTTCCTATGCCGCTCGGCGCGGCGTCCAGAGAAGTTTATAACCAGGCGCGAGCCGCTGGCCGTGGGCGGGAAGACTGGACCGCCATTCTTGAACAGGTTCGCACTTCTGCCGGACTGAAAAACCACCATTGACAGGTAAAAAGGACTGAAGAATGACCACGTACACCCTGAAAGATATCACCCGACCTTCCGGCGGTTTCGCCATGCTGGCCGTTGACCAGCGTGAAGCGATGCGCCTGATGTTTGCCGCCGCAGGCACGCCAATGCCGGTCACCGATCAGCATCTCACGGATTTTAAAGTCAATGCTGCAAAGATTCTCTCGCCGTATGCCTCCGCGATCCTGCTTGACCAACAGTTTTGCTACCGCCAGGCGGTAGAGCAAAACGCAGTTGCCAAAAGCTGCGCCATGATTGTCGCCGCCGACGCCTTCATCCCAGGTAATGGCATTCCCGTCGACAGCGTGGTGATTGATAAAAGCATCAATCCGCAAGCCGTAAAGCAGGATGGCGCGAAAGCCTTAAAGCTGCTGGTGCTCTGGCGTAGTGATGAAGACGCGCAACAACGTCTTGAAATGGTGAAAGAGTTCAATGCGTTGTGCCATAGCCATGGTCTGTTGAGCATCATCGAACCGGTGGTCCGTCCGCCGCGTCGCGGAGATAAATTCGATCGCGAACAAGCAATTATCGATGCCGCTAAAGAGCTGGGCGACAGCGGCGCCGATCTCTACAAGGTCGAAATGCCGCTGCATGGTAAAGGCACACAACAAGCCCTGCTCAGCGCCTCTCAGCACCTGAACGAACACATCAATATGCCGTGGGTCATTCTCTCTTCCGGCGTTGACGAAAAGCTGTTTCCACGCGCGGTCAGCGTCGCGATGAGTGCTGGCGCTTCCGGTTTCCTGGCCGGTCGTGCGGTCTGGTCATCGGTGGTTGGCCTGCCGGACAGCGAGATGATGCTGCGTGATGTTTCTGCACCTAAATTGCAACGCTTAGGTGAAATTGTCGATGAAATGATGGCCCGCCGCCGTTAATACGAGGATCAAAGAATGAAATGGTTTAACACAATGAGCCACAACCGCTGGCTGGAACAAGAAACCGACCGCATCTTCAATTTTGGTAAGAATGCGGCAGTACCGACCGGATTCGGCTGGCTGGGTAACAAAGGACAGATCAAAGAAGAGATGGGCACGCACCTGTGGATCACCGCCCGTATGCTGCACGTCTATTCCGTCGCCGCTGCGATGGGCAGACCAGGCGCTTACAGCCTGGTTGATCACGGCATCAAGGCTATGAACGGCGCGCTACGGGATAAAAAATACGGCGGCTGGTACGCCTGTGTGAATGACGAAGGCGTGGTAGATGCCTCCAAACAGGGATACCAACACTTTTTTGCGCTGCTGGGCGCTGCCAGCGCGGTCACCACCGGACACCCTGAGGCCAGGAAACTGCTCGATTACACCATTGAAGTCATTGAGAAATACTTCTGGAGTGAAGAAGAGCAAATGTGTCTGGAATCCTGGGATGAAGCGTTTAGCAAAACCGAAGACTATCGCGGCGGCAATGCCAATATGCACGCCGTTGAAGCCTTCCTGATTGTTTACGACGTCACCCATGACAAAAAATGGCTGGATCGTGCGATCCGCATCGCCTCGGTCATCATTCACGATGTCGCCCGCAAAGGGGAATACCGTGTCAATGAGCACTTCGACGTGAACTGGAACCCGGTCCGCGATTACAACAAAGACAACCCCGCTCATCGTTTCCGCGCCTATGGCGGCACGCCTGGCCACTGGATTGAGTGGGGGCGTCTGATGCTGCATATCCACGCCGCGTTAGAAGCAAGATGCGAGCAGCCGCCCGCCTGGTTACTGGAAGACGCAAAAGGTCTTTTCCACGCCACCATTCGTGATGCCTGGGCACCCGATGGCGCTGACGGTATCGTGTACACCGTTGGCTGGGATGGTAAGCCCATTGTTCGTGAACGTGTGCGCTGGCCCATTGTGGAAGCGATGGGCACCGCCTATGCACTGTATACGGTAACGGGCGATCGTCAGTACGAAACCTGGTATCAGACATGGTGGGAATACTGCATTAAGTACCTGATGGATTACGAAAATGGTTCATGGTGGCAGGAGCTGGATGCTGACAACAAGGTCACAACCCGGGTATGGGACGGCAAGCAGGATATTTATCACCTGTTGCATTGTCTGGTCATCCCGCGCATCCCGCTAGCACCTGGTCTGGCACCTGCCGTTGCGGCGGGCCTATTGGACATTAATGCGAAATAAATCAGTCTGAGAAACACGGCATAGCAACATGCGAACGTTGCCTGTACCGTTGTTCACGAAGGGGCTCTCATAGACAGGTGACGTGTATGCAAAGTAGTGGGAATTCGATTTTACTCGTTGCGGGCGATTATCGGGCGCAGATTGTTTCTGTCGGTGCAGGTCTTGCCGAACTGACCTGGCAGGGCAAACATCTGGTCATACCGCACAATCCAGAAGAAATGCCACTGGCTCATCTGGGCAAGGTATTGATCCCTTGGCCTAATCGCATTTCCAACGGCTGCTACCAGTATAAGGGGCGGGACTATCAGTT comes from the Citrobacter amalonaticus genome and includes:
- a CDS encoding sugar kinase, translating into MIRIACVGITVLDRIYYVETLPTEGGKYVANRYTEVGGGPAATAAVAAARLGAQVDFIGRVGDDDTGKHLLAELESLGVNTRYTRCYAGAKSSQSAIMVDAHGERIIVNFPSPDLLMEADWLNDIDFSQWDVVLADVRWHEGAKQAFTLARQAGVKTLLDGDVTPQDISELVALSDHAAFSAPGLARLTGINETAKALKQSQTLTNGHVYVTQGSEGCYWIENGMLQHQAGFAVDVVDTTGAGDVFHGALAFSLASGSELKDAVRFASGVAALKCTRPGGRAGIPDCDQTRSFLSLFV
- the yihT gene encoding sulfofructosephosphate aldolase — translated: MTTYTLKDITRPSGGFAMLAVDQREAMRLMFAAAGTPMPVTDQHLTDFKVNAAKILSPYASAILLDQQFCYRQAVEQNAVAKSCAMIVAADAFIPGNGIPVDSVVIDKSINPQAVKQDGAKALKLLVLWRSDEDAQQRLEMVKEFNALCHSHGLLSIIEPVVRPPRRGDKFDREQAIIDAAKELGDSGADLYKVEMPLHGKGTQQALLSASQHLNEHINMPWVILSSGVDEKLFPRAVSVAMSAGASGFLAGRAVWSSVVGLPDSEMMLRDVSAPKLQRLGEIVDEMMARRR
- a CDS encoding DeoR/GlpR family DNA-binding transcription regulator — its product is MSFTELTGNPRHDQLLSLVGERGYMNIDELAGLLDVSTQTVRRDIRKLSEQGLITRHHGGAGRASSVVNTAFEQREVSWTQEKKAIAEAVADYIPDGSTVFITIGTTVEQVARALLNHNHLRIITNSLRVAHILYNNPRFEVMVPGGTLRPHNSGIIGPSATAFVGDFRADYLVTSVGAIESDGAMLEFDVNEASVVKTMMAHARHILLAADHTKYHASAAVEIGNISSVTALFTDELPGPALHTLLQSHQVEIVQVSPDQDDVVSA
- the yihU gene encoding sulfolactaldehyde 3-reductase; this translates as MAVIAFIGLGQMGAPMASNLLKQGHQLSVFDVNADAVQRLVEKGAQPARSPAQAAEGAEFVITMLPNGDLVHSVLLGEGGVCESLSPQALVIDMSTIHPLQTDKLIADLRAKGFSMMDVPVGRTSDHAVAGTLLLLAGGTPDQVERATPVLMAMGNELINAGGPGMGIRVKLINNYMSIALNALSAEATVLCEALGLSFDVALQVMSGTPAGKGHFTTSWPNKVLKGDLSPAFMIDLAHKDLGIALDVANQLHVPMPLGAASREVYNQARAAGRGREDWTAILEQVRTSAGLKNHH
- the yihS gene encoding sulfoquinovose isomerase, which translates into the protein MKWFNTMSHNRWLEQETDRIFNFGKNAAVPTGFGWLGNKGQIKEEMGTHLWITARMLHVYSVAAAMGRPGAYSLVDHGIKAMNGALRDKKYGGWYACVNDEGVVDASKQGYQHFFALLGAASAVTTGHPEARKLLDYTIEVIEKYFWSEEEQMCLESWDEAFSKTEDYRGGNANMHAVEAFLIVYDVTHDKKWLDRAIRIASVIIHDVARKGEYRVNEHFDVNWNPVRDYNKDNPAHRFRAYGGTPGHWIEWGRLMLHIHAALEARCEQPPAWLLEDAKGLFHATIRDAWAPDGADGIVYTVGWDGKPIVRERVRWPIVEAMGTAYALYTVTGDRQYETWYQTWWEYCIKYLMDYENGSWWQELDADNKVTTRVWDGKQDIYHLLHCLVIPRIPLAPGLAPAVAAGLLDINAK